Proteins co-encoded in one Prunus persica cultivar Lovell chromosome G6, Prunus_persica_NCBIv2, whole genome shotgun sequence genomic window:
- the LOC18775442 gene encoding probable serine/threonine-protein kinase PBL9: MGVCLSARIKAESPCNTGVNSKIVSTDGNLSTSSKVSSFSAPPTPRSEGEILQSSNLKSFSFNDLKMATRNFRPDSVLGEGGFGSVFKGWIDENSFTAAKPGTGIVLAVKRLNQESFQGHREWLAEVNYLGQFHHPNLVKLIGFCLEDEHRLLVYEFMPRGSLENHLFRRGSYFQPLSWNLRMKVALGAAKGLAFLHSSETKVIYRDFKTSNILLDSNYNAKLSDFGLAKDGPTGDKSHVSTRVMGTYGYAAPEYLATGHLTAKSDIYSFGVVLLEMLSGRRAVDKNRPSGEHNLVEWAKPFLANKRKIFRIIDNRLEGQYSMDGAYKAASLASRCLSTESKLRPNMDEVVTALEQLQDNGSGQGNASNGQRMRRRSADDVIKAKRAAADANKAANKSSNIVAYPRPSASPLYA, encoded by the exons ATGGGGGTCTGCTTAAGCGCCCGAATCAAAGCTGAGAGCCCTTGTAATACAG GTGTGAATTCAAAAATCGTCAGCACTGATGGGAATCTCAGCACAAGCAGCAAGGTCTCATCATTTTCAGCGCCTCCAACTCCTCGGAGTGAGGGAGAGATCTTGCAGTCTTCCAATTTGAAGAGCTTTAGTTTTAACGACCTCAAAATGGCCACCAGGAATTTCCGTCCTGATAGTGTGTTAGGAGAAGGTGGCTTTGGTTCAGTTTTTAAGGGGTGGATTGATGAAAATTCATTTACTGCTGCAAAGCCTGGAACTGGTATAGTTTTGGCTGTGAAACGGCTTAACCAAGAAAGTTTTCAGGGTCACAGAGAGTGGTTG GCAGAAGTGAATTATCTTGGACAATTCCATCATCCTAATCTTGTGAAACTAATTGGCTTTTGCTTGGAGGATGAACACCGGCTTTTGGTGTATGAATTCATGCCTCGAGGCAGCTTGGAAAATCATTTGTTCAGGA GAGGCTCTTATTTTCAACCTCTGTCTTGGAACCTCCGGATGAAAGTTGCCCTTGGTGCTGCAAAGGGGCTTGCTTTTCTTCATAGTTCTGAAACAAAAGTGATATACCGAGACTTCAAGACGTCAAATATCCTGCTTGATTCG AACTACAATGCAAAACTTTCCGATTTTGGTTTGGCCAAGGATGGGCCAACAGGTGATAAAAGCCATGTCTCTACTAGGGTGATGGGGACCTATGGATATGCAGCACCAGAATATCTAGCCACAG GTCATCTAACTGCCAAGAGCGACATTTATAGTTTTGGAGTCGTTTTATTGGAGATGTTATCTGGCCGGAGAGCAGTTGACAAGAATCGACCATCCGGGGAACATAATCTAGTAGAGTGGGCTAAACCCTTCCTGGCAAACAAGCGTAAGATCTTTCGCATCATAGATAACCGTCTAGAAGGTCAGTATTCAATGGATGGAGCTTATAAGGCAGCTAGCCTTGCGTCACGGTGCCTATCCACAGAATCCAAGCTCAGGCCAAACATGGATGAGGTTGTAACAGCACTGGAACAACTGCAAGACAATGGAAGCGGTCAGGGCAATGCAAGCAATGGGCAGAGGATGCGCAGACGAAGTGCAGATGATGTTATCAAAGCAAAGCGTGCAGCAGCAGATGCTAACAAGGCAGCTAACAAGTCAAGTAATATTGTCGCTTATCCTCGGCCCTCTGCTTCCCCTCTTTATGCTTAA
- the LOC18772712 gene encoding triosephosphate isomerase, cytosolic produces the protein MDRKLFVGGNWKCNGRTAEVKKIVTTLNEAELPSEDIVEVVESPPFVFLAFVKSLLWSDFHVVSQNCWVRKGSAFTERLDAGEFGHSVGHCWSF, from the exons ATGGACAGAAAACTCTTCGTCGGTGGCAACTGGAAATGC AATGGAAGAACTGCAGAGGTGAAGAAGATTGTCACCACTCTGAATGAAGCTGAACTCCCTTCAGAAGATATTGTGG AGGTTGTTGAGAGCCCTCCATTTGTGTTTCTTGCTTTTGTGAAAAGTTTATTGTGGTCTGATTTCCATGTTGTGTCACAGAACTGTTGGGTTCGCAAAGGTAGTGCTTTTACGGAGAGGTTAG ATGCTGGTGAATTTGGGCATTCCGTGGGTCATTGTTGGTCATTCTGA
- the LOC18773982 gene encoding pentatricopeptide repeat-containing protein At4g11690 — protein MSLTNEALLLIQKMVKSPPLKAFSIFNSSTLQGFQHTHQSISFILHRLLSFNMPTHAQSLILQVLTGRLSSPFFTPSSLLHRLTQPHLSSNPLCSHLFETIINAHVQSQLPEQALYFLKQMVDQGLVPRSNTFNNLLGSLVKSKDFGKAWWVFNEFKGRVELDVYSFGIMIKSCCEAGDLDRGFELLVQLEEMVLSPNVVIYSTLIDGCCKNGDLERAKKIFGKMEELGLVANQYTYTSLIDGLFKKGHKKDGFELYDKMKSNGVVPNVCTYNCLINECCNDGKMSRALELFDEMRERGVACNVVAYNTVICGLCREIRMWEAEKFFNQMIREGISPNTVTFNTLIDGFCNLGKLDKALSLFDQLKSNGQSPSLVTYNVLIQGFARAQNSAGVADLVREMNDRGVSPSKVTYTILIDALVRSGDMERAFQIFFSMEKAGMVPDTHTYGVLIHGLCMKGDMKEASKLFKSISDTHLEPNDVIYNMMIHGYCKEGSSYRALRLLKEMRKNRMIPNVASYSSTIGVLCNDGKWEEAEFLLKEMIESDLRPSVSLLTYFLKRKVIVLVKL, from the coding sequence ATGTCTCTAACGAACGAAGCTTTGCTACTCATTCAAAAAATGGTGAAGAGCCCGCCACTAAAAGCCTTCTCAATTTTCAACTCCTCCACTCTCCAAGGCTTCCAACACACCCACCAATCCATATCCTTCATTCTCCACCGCCTTCTCTCCTTCAACATGCCAACACACGCCCAGTCTCTCATTCTTCAAGTGCTCACTGGTCGACTTTCTTCCCCATTCTTCACTCCCTCCTCTCTCCTCCACCGTTTAACTCAACCCCATTTGAGCTCTAACCCTCTCTGTAGTCATCTGTTTGAAACTATCATCAATGCGCATGTTCAATCTCAGTTGCCAGAGCAAGCCCTTTACTTTTTGAAGCAGATGGTTGACCAGGGCCTCGTTCCCAGATCAAACACTTTTAATAATCTGTTGGGTTCTCTTGTTAAGTCAAAAGATTTTGGAAAagcttggtgggttttcaatGAGTTTAAGGGTAGGGTTGAGTTGGATGTGTATAGTTTTGGGATAATGATAAAAAGTTGCTGCGAAGCTGGTGATTTGGATAGAGGTTTCGAGCTTTTGGTTCAATTGGAGGAAATGGTTCTGTCTCCGAATGTTGTTATATACTCTACTTTGATTGATGGGTGTTGCAAGAATGGTGACTTAGAGAGGGCAAAGAAGATATTTGGTAAAATGGAGGAGCTTGGTTTGGTTGCTAACCAGTATACATATACTTCGTTGATTGATGGGCTTTTCAAGAAAGGCCATAAAAAAGATGGGTTTGAGCTCTATGACAAAATGAAAAGTAATGGGGTTGTTCCTAACGTATGCACTTATAATTGTTTGATCAATGAGTGTTGCAATGATGGGAAAATGAGCAGAGCTTTGGAACTGTTCGATGAAATGCGTGAGAGAGGAGTGGCCTGCAATGTTGTAGCATACAACACCGTAATTTGCGGATTGTGCAGGGAAATCAGGATGTGGGAAGCTGAGAAGTTTTTTAATCAGATGATAAGGGAAGGTATTAGTCCAAACACAGTTACTTTTAACACACTAATTGATGGGTTTTGTAACCTAGGAAAGTTGGACAAGGCTTTGAGTTTATTTGATCAGTTAAAGTCAAATGGACAATCACCATCTTTGGTGACTTATAATGTTTTGATTCAAGGCTTTGCTAGAGCCCAAAATTCTGCAGGAGTTGCTGATTTAGTGAGAGAGATGAACGACAGAGGTGTTTCTCCTTCTAAAGTGACATATACAATTTTAATCGATGCCTTAGTTCGATCTGGTGACATGGAAAGAGCATTTCAGATATTCTTTTCTATGGAGAAGGCCGGTATGGTGCCCGATACTCACACCTATGGTGTCTTAATCCATGGATTATGCATGAAAGGCGATATGAAGGAAGCATCGAAGCTCTTCAAATCAATAAGTGACACTCATTTGGAGCCAAATGATGTCATATATAATATGATGATTCATGGTTACTGCAAAGAGGGTAGCTCTTACAGGGCACTGAGGTTGCTCAAAGAAATGAGAAAGAATCGAATGATTCCAAATGTGGCTAGCTACAGTTCCACCATTGGAGTGCTTTGTAATGATGGGAAGTGGGAGGAGGCTGAGTTTCTGCTTAAAGAGATGATAGAGTCAGATTTAAGACCATCAGTTTCTTTGTTAACATACTTTCTAAAGCGAAAGGTAATAGTACTGGTGAAGTTATGA
- the LOC18774558 gene encoding probable serine/threonine-protein kinase PBL19 translates to MKCFHFTNGERRDDEEPGIVCRAASKVSWARSLSVASSSYDTTRRSEFDLDSRDLSDSVAFQELLSLRRANDLRVFKFSELKSASRGFSRALLIGEGGFGCVYRGIVKGSDDDATKMDVAIKQLNRNGFQGHKEWINEVNLLGVVKHPNLVKLVGYCAEDDERGIQRLLVYELMRNKSLEDHLLVRFPSSLPWMTRLKIAQDAARGLAYLHEEMDFQLIFRDFKPSNILLDEDFNAKLSDFGLARQGPPEGTSHVSTSVVGTIGYAAPEYVQTGRLTAKSDVWSFGVVLFELITGRRAVERNLPRSEQKLLEWVRPYVSDSKKFHLIVDHRLEGQFCIKSAQKLASLANRCLSKQPKSRPKMSEVVVVLRSIIDELSSQDEVVHEPVIETEEAKEETVEETEIETTKQGNKKRVFDIREMVNFRNKSIGKLDWRNWTPGLIRTW, encoded by the exons ATGAAGTGCTTCCATTTCACTAATGGGGAGAGGCGGGACGACGAGGAACCCGGCATCGTTTGTCGGGCGGCGTCGAAGGTGTCGTGGGCGCGTTCACTCAGCGTGGCCTCCAGCAGCTACGACACCACTCGGCGGTCTGAGTTCGACTTGGACTCGAGGGACCTGTCCGACTCGGTCGCCTTCCAGGAGTTGCTGAGCCTGCGGCGAGCCAATGATCTGAGGGTGTTCAAGTTCTCGGAGCTCAAGTCGGCGAGCAGAGGGTTCAGTAGGGCCCTGCTGATTGGGGAAGGAGGGTTTGGGTGCGTTTACAGAGGGATCGTTAAGGGCTCTGACGACGATGCCACTAAAATGGACGTTGCTATCAAACAGTTGAATCGTAATGGCTTCCAG GGGCATAAGGAGTGGATTAATGAAGTAAACTTATTGGGCGTTGTCAAGCACCCAAATCTTGTTAAGTTAGTGGGATATTGTGCAGAAGATGATGAAAGGGGGATTCAACGGCTTCTGGTTTATGAACTTATGCGTAATAAAAGCTTGGAGGACCATCTATTGGTTCGATTTCCATCATCTCTCCCATGGATGACAAGATTAAAAATTGCTCAAGACGCAGCACGTGGATTGGCATATCTGCATGAAGAAATGGATTTTCAG CTAATATTCCGCGATTTTAAACCGTCAAACATTCTGCTAGATGAGGACTTCAATGCAAAGCTTTCGGACTTTGGACTGGCAAGGCAGGGACCTCCAGAGGGAACGAGTCATGTTTCTACATCA GTTGTGGGCACCATAGGATATGCGGCGCCGGAATATGTACAAACAGGGAGGTTGACTGCCAAAAGTGATGTATGGAGCTTTGGAGTGGTTCTCTTTGAGCTCATCACAGGAAGGAGGGCGGTGGAGAGAAATTTGCCACGGAGTGAGCAAAAGCTTTTGGAATGGGTCAGGCCTTATGTTTCAGACTCAAAGAAATTCCACCTCATTGTGGACCATCGGCTTGAAGGACAGTTTTGCATCAAATCAGCTCAAAAACTTGCATCATTAGCTAACAGGTGTCTATCAAAACAACCAAAGTCTCGCCCAAAAATGAGTGAGGTGGTTGTGGTTTTAAGAAGCATCATAGATGAGCTGTCATCTCAAGATGAGGTTGTCCATGAACCTGTTATTGAAACTGAAGAAGCAAAGGAAGAAACTGTGGAGGAAACCGAGATCGAGACTACCaaacaaggaaacaaaaaaagggttttCGATATAAGAGAAATGGTAAACTTTAGAAACAAATCTATTGGGAAGCTAGATTGGAGAAACTGGACCCCTGGGTTGATAAGAACTTGGTGA
- the LOC109950003 gene encoding uncharacterized protein LOC109950003, with protein sequence MAEEKGAGSQIVPAAAPIMVQSENSSFNIGMVLDEKNYDLWAPLIQIHIAGRKKMGYLRGSIKAPNEDDPKYDDWFSEDQKIKSWLLSSIKPEIMKRYIRLSTSKEIWDSLKAAYFDENDEARIYSLNQKASRLRQNGRPLATYFGELTEIFQELDHFNKVSMECENDIKVFQKSTERQRVYVFLGGLDDGFDQVRGEVLRKDPPLGLQASYAYVRREADRKEAMKTEVDKSEPAAMAAKARGSPYGPNREGSQNRPGQTRTSQPSRDRPQGKCPHCGMPGHSKSRCFELIGYPENWDRTRDPRCNKSRSSVAETKNDSDQIADKASPMIAAAGSDGHPGAEDDWLWY encoded by the exons ATGGCTGAAGAAAAGGGAGCTGGTTCTCAGATTGTTCCAGCGGCCGCTCCAATTATGGTGCAGTCAGAGAATTCAAGCTTTAATATTGGTATGGTTTTGGATGAAAAGAACTATGATTTATGGGCTCCTCTCATTCAAATCCATATTGctggaaggaagaagatgggATATCTTCGTGGGTCTATCAAGGCACCTAACGAAGATGATCCTAAATATGATGATTGGTTCTCTGAAGATCAAAAAATTAAGAGTTGGCTTTTGTCTTCAATAAAGCCTGAGATTATGAAACGGTACATTAGGCTGTCTACATCGAAGGAGATTTGGGACTCCCTTAAGGCAGCATACTTCGATGAGAATGACGAGGCTAGAATTTATTCGTTGAATCAGAAGGCATCACGTCTTCGTCAGAATGGCCGACCTTTGGCTACCTATTTTGGGGAGCTAACTGAGATTTTCCAAGAATTGGATCACTTTAATAAAGTATCCATGGAGTGTGAAAATGACATCAAGGTGTTTCAAAAATCCACTGAGAGACAACGAGTCTATGTGTTTCTTGGTGGTCTCGATGATGGGTTTGATCAGGTGCGTGGAGAAGTGCTACGGAAGGATCCCCCACTTGGCCTTCAGGCTTCTTATGCATATGTTCGTCGTGAAGCCGATCGGAAGGAAGCAATGAAGACGGAGGTTGACAAGAGTGAACCCGCTGCCATGGCAGCAAAGGCCCGTGGATCACCTTATGGGCCTAACCGAGAAGGGTCACAAAATCGGCCAGGACAAACTCGGACTAGCCAGCCAAGCCGAGATCGTCCTCAAGGTAAGTGCCCACACTGTGGCATGCCAGGACACTCCAAGAGTCGCTGTTTTGAGCTGATTGGATATCCCGAGAATTGGGATAGGACCCGTGATCCTCGGTGCAACAAGTCTCGATCCTCTGTTGCAGAAACCAAGAATGATTCGGACCAAATCGCAGACAAGGCATCTCCCATGATTGCTGCGGCAGGTAGTGATG gACATCCGGGCGCGGAAGACGATTGGTTATGGTATTAG
- the LOC18775035 gene encoding methyl-CpG-binding domain-containing protein 5, with translation MSVRESSGQNLNPTRSTPDRRPNYPDYRAGTLNSDIPPDPLLRPGSFIDATTRTSNGQNVKEAQKPRRAPEQSKCAEPATSGSGMENPDGGAGRVKRKGFVEPLENWLPQGWSVEERVRASGATAGSTDRYYVDPVSGRRFRSKVEVLYFLETGTIKRKKTTENASGDKTSVEGSGSHKQKKSSTKPKSSALNFDFVNVPENVVWVLTDSSAGSWTPFIGNKEVPESTTQEWAAAFTSATSRKY, from the exons ATGTCAGTCCGCGAATCGTCGGGTCAAAATCTGAACCCGACTCGGAGCACGCCCGATCGGCGCCCAAACTATCCTGACTATCGCGCTGGAACCCTAAACTCCGATATACCCCCTGATCCTCTCCTCCGACCGGGCTCCTTTATCGACGCCACGACCAGAACCTCCAATGGTCAAAACGTAAAAGAAGCCCAAAAGCCTCGAAGAGCGCCTGAGCAATCGAAATGTGCAGAGCCAGCTACGTCCGGGTCGGGTATGGAGAATCCAGATGGTGGGGCCGGGCGAGTCAAGCGAAAAGGGTTTGTGGAGCCTCTGGAGAACTGGTTGCCGCAAGGTTGGTCCGTGGAAGAAAGAGTTCGGGCCTCTGGTGCAACAGCTGGGAGTACAGATAGG TATTACGTTGATCCAGTTTCAGGCCGCCGGTTTCGGTCAAAGGTAGAAGTTCTTTACTTTCTGGAAACGGGAACAAttaaaaggaagaaaacaacAGAGAATGCCAGTGGTGACAAAACA TCTGTAGAGGGTTCTGGAAGCCATAAACAAAAGAAGTCTAGCACAAAGCCGAAGAGTTCTGCTTTGAACTTTGATTTTGTCAATGTGCCTGAGAACGTCGTATGGGTTCTTACGGACTCTTCTGCAGGGTCCTGGACACCCTTTATTGGTAACAAAGAGGTGCCTGAATCTACTACACAAGAATGGGCAGCTGCATTCACATCTGCCACATCCCGAAAATATTGA
- the LOC18772258 gene encoding triosephosphate isomerase, cytosolic has translation MGRKFFVGGNWKCNGTTAEVKKIVTTLNEAEVPSEDIVEVVVSPPFVFLAFVKSLLRSDFHVAAQNCWVRKGGAFTGEVSAEMLVNLGIPWVILGHSERRLILNESNEFVGDKVAYALSQGLKVIACVGETLEQRESGSTVAVVAAQTKAIAEKVSSWENIVLAYEPVWAIGTGKVASPAQAQEVHFELRKWLQDNVGAEVAASTRIIYGGSVNGANCKELATQPDVDGFLVGGASLKPEFIDIIKSATVKKND, from the exons ATGGGCAGAAAATTCTTCGTCGGTGGCAACTGGAAATGC AATGGAACGACTGCAGAGGTGAAGAAGATTGTTACCACATTGAATGAAGCTGAAGTCCCTTCAGAAGATATTGTGG AGGTTGTTGTGAGCCCTCCATTTGTGTTTCTTGCTTTTGTTAAGAGTTTGTTGCGGTCTGATTTCCATGTTGCGGCACAGAATTGTTGGGTTCGCAAAGGTGGTGCTTTTACCGGAGAGGTTAG TGCGGAGATGCTGGTGAATTTGGGCATTCCATGGGTCATTCTCGGTCATTCTGAAAGAAGACTTATTCTAAATGAGTCCAATGAG TTTGTCGGCGACAAGGTTGCTTATGCACTTTCTCAAGGCTTAAAAGTTATTGCTTGTGTTGGGGAGACTCTTGAGCAACGAGAATCAGGATCGACAGTGGCTGTTGTTGCTGCCCAAACAAAAGCAATAGCAG aaaaagTATCGAGCTGGGAGAACATTGTTTTGGCGTATGAACCAGTTTGGGCAATTGGGACTGGGAAGGTTGCAAGCCCTGCTCAGGCTCAGGAA GTCCATTTTGAGTTGAGAAAATGGCTTCAGGACAATGTTGGTGCTGAAGTCGCTGCATCAACCAGAATTATTTATGGAG GTTCTGTAAATGGAGCAAACTGCAAGGAATTGGCAACACAGCCAGATGTGGATGGATTTTTGGTTGGCGGAGCTTCCCTTAAG CCGGAGTTCATCGACATTATCAAGTCAGCTACAGTGAAGAAGAATGATTGA